CGCCGCCCGCCGGTAAAGGTTTTGCGGATTTCGGGGTGGGTTTTGAAACGCTGAAATTCTTCAAACGGCGAAAGATAGGGATTTTGATAGTCCAAACCCACCACAAAACCTACTGCCACACGGTTGTTGTCAAGATGATAGATAAACGAGCCGCCGTAGGTTCGGGTATCGAGCGGCCAGCCGGTGCTGTGCATCACCAGCCCGGGGCGGCATTGGGCGGCAGGCACTTCCCAGATTTCTTTGATGCCGATGCCGTAGGTTTGCGGCTGGCTGTCGCGCTCGAGCGCGTATTTTTCAATCACTTGGCGGCTGAGCGAGCCGTGGCTGCCTTCGGCAAAAATGGTTTGCTGCGCCCGCAACTCCATGCCGGGCTGAAACATTTCGGTGGCTTCGCCGTTTTTGCCCACGCCCATATTGCCGGTGGCAATGCCTTTCACCGAACCATCGGAATGGTAAAGCACTTCGGCGGCGGCAAAGCCGGGGTAGATTTCCACGCCGAGGCCTTCGGCTTGTCCGGCCAGCCAGCGGCATAATGCACCCAGGCTGACAATATAGTTGCCGTGATTGTTGAAATTGGGGGTAACGGGCAGCTTGAAGGCTTTGTTTCGGGTGAGAAACAGCACTTGGTCGGCGGTTACGTTCAGGGTGAGCGGCGCGCCTTGGGCTTTCCAGTCGGGCAGCAGCTCATCGAGCACGGCGGGGTCGAAAACCGCGCCCGATAAAATATGCGCCCCCACTTCGGAGCCTTTTTCCACCACGCAAACGCTGATTTCGCGGCCGGCCTGCGCGGCAAGCTGCTTGAGCCTGATGGCGGCCGACAAGCCCGCCGGGCCCGCGCCAACGATTACTGCATCATACTGCATACTTTCGCGTTCTATGGTTTCGGTCATATTGTGCTCCTGTTGTGCGGCCGCGCCTTGTCCGCTTCTGTGCCGCCGTGCGCCGCCCCGGGCAGTATGAAAACAGGCGGCCGGGAGATTTCAAACGGCCTGATGGGGTATGGAAAATGGCGGATTATACCGCATCACAAGGCAGAACAGCCGCCTACTCGCAAAGGAGTGGCAGGCTTTTGCGCCGCGTCAAACCCGTGCCGGGCAAAACCTGGAAACCGAATCTGAAAATTATCATGACGCCGTCCCGCCTATTTTCAGACGGCCTGAAGTTTGATTTTCAAACGCGGTCGAAATTTCAGAACAAGCCGAACGGCCGGGCCGTCTGACAATTATCTTGAATCCGTTTTGCAGGGTCTTCAGACGGCCTTTGTTTTCAGCACGGCGGTGTTGGTTTGAAAGATACGCGGCGGGGTGGGGAGCAGGGCCGTCTGAAAACAGCGGCTGCCCTTTGCCCACCCGCCTGCCGTTTCGGGTTCAGATTGCGGTTTTGCCAAAGCCGGCGGGGAGTATGCAGGGGCGGTTCGTTAAGGCCGTCTGAAAGCATCTTGCAGTTTTTCAGACGGCCTCGGGTTTATTTCCAATCGCAGCGGGCTTTCAAAATAAGGCCGAACGGCCAAGCCGTCTGACAATTATCTTGAAACCGTTTTGCAGGGCTTTCAGACGGCCTTTGTTTTCAGCACGGCGGTGTTGGTTTGAAAGATACGCGGCGGGGTGGGGAACAAGGCCGTCTGAAATTATCGCGGAACTACCCCCTGTTAAGGTTTTCAGACGGCCTGATGCACTGTGGTTTGGTGCGTTTTCGGGTAACAGCTATTCGGGCGGGTGGCGGACAATCTGCGCGCCGGTGGCGGCCAACTGTTTCAGCGCATCAGCCCAGGCCGCGTCTATCAGGGCGCAGGCGTTGCCGGCGGCTTTGATGCCGAATTCGATATGCGGCGGGACGGTATTGCCGTTGCTGCTGCAGCCGCCCAGGTTGGGCAGGCTGAAAGTGTGTATGCCGGGGTATTCGGTTTCGAGATAATCCATCAGCGGGGCAATGCGCGATTCGGGCATATGGGGCAGCCACACCGAACGCTGCCCGCTGCGCACGGAGTGGAAGCGGTCGGCATAATAGGTGTGCAGCACCCATTCTGCCATCGGGTGCGCCATCACGGGAAAGCCGGGCATAAAGTAATGGCTGCGTATCGAAAACCCGGCAACCGAATTGTAGCTGTTGGGTATCAGGACGGAGCCTGCAGGGAAGTCGGCCATCTGAAGCCGCCTTTGGTGTTCAGGCGAACCGGGGCTGCTGCCTTGCCCGGCCGACAGGCTGTTTATCAGCGCCGCTGCCTCCGGGTGGCGGACCAGCGGCACATCCAAGGCATCGGCAGCGGCCTGCCGGGTGTGGTCATCCGGGGTGGCACCGATGCCGCCGGTGATAAAGGCAGGTAGGCCGTCTGAAAAACTGCGGCGCAACTGTTTGGCCAACAGCGCCCTGTTATCGGGCAGATATTGCACCTGCCCCAAACGCAGGCCGCGTGATTCCAGCAGCTGCTTGAAAAAGGCGAAGTGTTTGTCGCTGCGGCTGCCGTGCAGAATCTCATCGCCGATAATCATTAAATTGAAATCAATCATGGCACGCAATTTCCATCGATAAAGCATGAATTATTGGATAGGCCGTCTGAAACCGCCCCGGGCTGGACGAACAGGCAGATTCATACAATAATAAACCGTTTTCGAGCCGTCTGAAACGGCATTTCCATATTCGACAGGATTTCCCATGAGCCAGCATAACCATACTATTTTGCAAAGCCTGCCCGCAGGCCAAAAAGTCGGCATTGCCTTTTCGGGCGGCCTCGATACTTCCGCCGCGCTGTTGTGGATGAAGCTCAAAGGCGCGCTGCCCTATGCCTACACCGCCAATCTCGGCCAACCCGATGAGAGCGACTACAACGCCATCCCGAGAAAAGCCGAAGAATACGGTGCCGAAAAAGCCCGCCTGATTGACTGCCGCAGCCAGCTTGCCCATGAAGGCATCGCCGCGATTCAGTGCGGTGCCTTCCACATTTCCACAGGCGGCACCACCTATTTCAACACCACGCCGCTTGGCCGCGCCGTAACCGGCACCATGCTGGTAGCCGCCATGAAAGAAGACGATGTACATATCTGGGGCGACGGCTCCACCTATAAAGGCAACGATATCGAACGCTTCTACCGCTACGGCCTGCTCACCAACCCCAACCTGCGCATCTACAAACCCTGGCTCGACCAAACCTTTATCGATGAGCTGGGCGGCCGCCAAGAAATGAGCGAATTCTTAACCGCCCACGGCTTCGATTATAAAATGTCGGTAGAAAAAGCCTATTCCACCGATTCGAATATGCTTGGCGCCACCCACGAAGCGAAAGATTTGGAATTTTTAAACAGCAGCATCAAAATCGTCAAACCGATTATGGGCACGGCCTTTTGGGATGAAAATGTGACGGTAGCGCCCGAAGAAGTGCGCATACGCTTTGAAGAAGGCATGCCGGTGGCTTTAAACGGCCAAGAATTTGCCGACCCCGTTGCCCTCTTTCTCGAAGCCAACCGCATCGGCGGCCGCCACGGCCTGGGCATGAGCGACCAAATAGAAAACCGCATCATTGAAGCCAAATCGCGCGGCATCTACGAAGCCCCCGGCATGGCATTGCTGCACACCGCCTACGAACGGCTGCTTACCGGCATCCACAACGAAGACACCATCGAACAATACCGCATCAACGGCCTACGCCTCGGTCGCCTGCTCTACCAAGGCCGCTGGTTCGACAGCCAGGCACTGATGCTTAGAGAAACCACGCAACGCTGGGTGGCCAAAGCCATCACCGGCGAAGTCACGCTCGAACTGCGCCGCGGCAACGACTATTCGATTCTCGACACCGAATCGCCCAATCTCACCTACGCCCCTGAACGCCTGAGCATGGAAAAAGTGGAAAACGCCGCCTTCACCCCGCTTGACCGTATCGGCCAACTGACCATGCGCAATCTCGACATCACCGACACCCGCGCCAAACTCAGCCTCTATTCGCAAACCGGCCTGCTCCCATCGGGAAAAGGATTAGTGCTGCCACAATTGGACAATCACAAAAAATAAGGTTTATCGGATAGCAGTGGCCGTCTGAAAACCGTCTGCCAAACTTTCAGATGGTCTGATATATCCCCCCCCAAAAAAAGGATCCATTTTGACATTCTCTCTTGACAAGGTGGAAGGGCGCAAAGGTCATCAGCCTGCCGCACCGTCACGCCCGAACCCGAACGCTGTTTCACACCCTACACCGTCTGCGTATTCTGTGAATCCAATGATGATTACGCTTGTCTGCAAACCGTTAATCCTCCTGCCCGAGCCCCTGACTTGACGGACAAAACCTTATCCGAAGCGGAGCATCCGGCCGTTTGGTCACTCGCGAAATGATGGGTATGGAACCTGTCAAACGCCGGGCCGGCATCAGGCAAAGAAGGCGGGCGTGAACTCCTGGCGAGTCCGTTTCAGACGACCACAACCACGTTTTCCAGCCGGAAATCGCCGCCATGCCGTTTCAGATTGCCGCCCATCCCGCCTTTTGCCGGATTCACCGCCCGTCAATATGCCGGCGTCCGATGCCTCCCCGCTTTGCCGGCGGGGACGGCCGAAAAAACGCCCGCTTTTTATCAACCGCCTTCCCGGGCCGGCCATCGGTCAGCAGGCGCTTGCAGACGGCCGAATCGCAAACTGGCCCTGCATGACTTTCTGCCCTGCGCCCCGCGCCGACTGCCCAAACGGAGCGCAAAGGTTGTCTGAAACCGAGCAAGGACAGCCTCCATCGGGAGGAAAATGCCCGGAAAAAAACGGCACGCCGCCATCACGGCCTTGACGGGGTTGCTCCGTCTTCGGGCCGGTCGCAAACCTGACGAAGGGGGCAATAGTGTATCATCCACAAATCATTGTTTTCCATCATTTTTATTCCCGATGCGACAGGCTTCGCCACCCGCATCCTCATCACGGCGGGCAAACGGTTTTCGGGTGGGCGCGGCAAAGTATGCCGCCGCATCGGCCGCTGTTTCCGCCTTGCATTTCCGATGCCGGCTGCGCCGCCTGCGGGGCAGGGCCGCAAGCCCCACGCCCGGTTTATACCTGCATGGCTTGCCGGCAGCCGCCTGAAAATGCACCGTTTTCAAACGGTATCGGCAGCGGTTGCCCAACCTGAGAGACCCGCTGCCCGTTTCAACCGGCCGGCAACAGTGCCGCAGGCCGAAACCTGTAGGCGCACCGCCGCCTGCATTTCGTGCAGCCACGGCGGCCGCACCTGCTGTGCCGTGCCGATCAAAAAAAACGGCACGGAAATGTGCAGGGCTGCGTTGAAAAAGCCTGCCGTTCAACAGCATAAAGACAACCGATACGGGTCGTCTGAAAGCGCGCAAGGGAGTGTCTCGCCTCCATCAGGCGGAGCAATGCCGGTAAGGGGGAAACTGCCCGGCCTGAATGTATGGCGGATACGTTGAAGCCGGGGAACCGTTCGGGCTTTAAGCAGAAAGGCCGTCTGAAACGTTTCAGACGGCCTTTCGGTTTGTTTCAGTCAAAGGCGGATCGGGTTAAACCACGCCTTGCGCCAGCATGGCTTCGGCCACTTTTTTGAAGCCTGCGATATTGGCTCCGTTTACATAGTTCACATAGCTGCCTTCGCTGCCGTTGGCCACGCAGTTTTCGTGGATGTTTTCCATAATGCCGAACAGGCGGCGGTCTACTTCTTCGCGCGTCCAAGAAAGGCGGATGTGGTTTTGGCTCATCTCCAGTCCCGAAGTGGCTACGCCGCCTGCGTTGGAGGCTTTGCCCGGCGCATACAGGATTTTGGCTTTGACAAACGCTTCGACCGCGCCCAGTGTAGAGGGCATATTGGCACCTTCGGCCACGCAGAAACAGCCGTTGGCCAGCAGGGTTTGGGCATCGCTTTCGTCAAGCTCGTTTTGGGTGGCGCAGGGCAGGGCCACATCGCAGGGAACGCCCCACGGTTTTTGGCCGGCAAAGTATTCCAGCCCCTGCTCTTTGGCGTAAACCGACAAACGCTCGCGGCGTACTTCTTTCAGCTCGATTAGTGCTGCCAGTTGCGTTTCGGTCATGCCGTTGTCGGCGAATTTCACAAAGCCGTTGGAATCGGAAACGGCCAGCACTTTGGCACCGAGCTGAATCGCTTTTTCGGCGGCATATTGCGCCACATTGCCTGAGCCGGAAATCAAAACTTTCTTGGCCGCCATGCTGTTGCCTTTGGTTTTGAGCATATTGTCGGCAAAATAAACTGTGCCGTAGCCGGTGGCTTCGGGGCGGATAAGGCTGCCGCCGTATGCCAGGCCTTTGCCGGTGAGCACAGAAGTGAATTCGTTGCGCAGTTTTTTGTATTGGCCGAACAAAAAGCCGATTTCGCGGCTGCCCACGCCGATGTCGCCGGCGGGCACATCGGTGTCGGCACCGATATGGCGGTAGAGTTCGCTCATAAAGGCTTGGCAGAAGCGCATCACTTCGCCGTCGCTCTTGCCTTTGGGGTCGAAGTCGGAACCGCCTTTGCCGCCGCCCATCGGCAGCGTGGTCAGCGCGTTTTTAAACACTTGCTCGAATGCCAGAAATTTCAGCACGCCCAAATCCACGGTGGGGTGGAAGCGCAGGCCGCCCTTGTAGGGGCCGATGGCCGAATTCATCTGTACGCGGTAGCCGCGGTTTACCTGCACCCGGCCGTTATCGTCCACCCACGACACGCGGAACATAATCACGCGCTCCGGCTCAACGATGCGCTCGAGCAGGCCGTGTCGGGTATATTGCGGGTTTTTCGCCAAGAAAGGGGCGAGGCTGCCGAATACTTCTTCAACGGCTTGGTGGAAAACGGGTTGGTTGGGATCGCGCTGTTTGATTTGCTCAAACAAACTGTTCAGATTTACAGACATAGGTCTCTCCGATTCAGATGGGTTGAAATGACAGAAAAAGAAATTCAAATAAGGCTATAAAATCAAGTGGAGGTTAATTGTGGAATTGATTTGTGTTCATTCCATTGTTCGAAATATAAACGCCTTTTGCGCCATTTGCCAAGAAGAAATTAAGGCAGATTGTTAGCGATTTTCAGACGGCCTAAAATGATTTTGGGTTTTATATGTTTTAATTTTATATATTTTTAAAATATAAATTTTTTATTTTATATTAAATGAAATATAATTTTAATTATTGATTGGCGAAAAAATAAAAAACAGCCGAAATTTTATTTTTCAGGTTTGATTTGCCGCAGAATTTTGCGGCCGCCAATCATCGGGCAAAGTGTTATACAATCCGCTTGCGATGATGCCCCCGTAGCACTTTTGAAAAACTGCAAGGAAACTTATGAAAGCCTATTTAGACCTGATGCGCCATGTGTTCGAACAGGGCACCGACAAATCCGACCGCACCGGCACCGGCACCCGCTCGGTGTTCGGCTACCAGATGCGTTTCGATTTGAGCGGAGGCTTTCCGCTGCTTACTACCAAAAAGCTGCACTTGCGCTCGATTATCCACGAGCTGCTGTGGTTTTTAAAAGGCGACACCAATATCAAATATCTGAACGACCACAACGTTTCGATTTGGGACGAGTGGGCCGATGAAAACGGCGATTTGGGCCCGGTTTACGGTTACCAGTGGCGCAGCTGGCCGGCGTCCGACGGCCGCCATATCGACCAAATTACCAACCTGATTGACCAAATCAAAAAAAATCCCGATTCCCGCCGCCTGATTGTTTCGGCTTGGAACCCCGCGCTGGTGGATGAAATGGCTTTGCCGCCCTGCCACGCGCTGTTTCAGTTTTATGTTGCCGACGGCAAACTTTCATGCCAACTTTACCAGCGCAGCGCCGATATTTTTCTCGGCGTACCGTTCAATATCGCCAGCTACGCGCTGCTCACCCTGATGATGGCGCAGGTGTGCGGTTTGCAGCCCGGCGAATTTGTGCACACCTTCGGTGATGCCCATCTCTACAGCAACCACTTCGAGCAGGCCGAAGTGCAACTCAGCCGCGAACCGCGCGTGCTGCCGCAGATGAAGCTCAATCCCGAGGTAAAAAATTTGTTTGATTTTACATTTGAAGATTTCGAACTGACCGGCTACGATCCCCACCCGCACATCAAAGCTGCAGTGGCAGTATAAATTGCCGGATAAGGGTTTGCCGGTGCCGGCATAACGGTGCGGCATTTGCCGGCACACCAAAATCCATTTGCAGCGCGGTTTGTTATTAGGTTTGTTAAATTGAGGTTTTCAGACGGCCTGCAGTCTAGGCCGGGGTTGTGGCGGCAGCACGCCATTTCAGCCCTGAAATTTTGATGTCCGCCATGCACGGGGCGGGCACCTGCCGTTTTTTATGAAAACTTCCAAAATCACAAGGCATCCTCAAAAAACAAGAGGGGCAGGTGGCACAGGTGTTTTTGCAGGTGTGCCAATAAATTCTGCAAAGGCAAATAAATTCTGCAAAGGCAAAAGGCCGTCTGAAAGCACGATGAAGGCAGTTAAGATGAGTAGATTGACCTTAGTTTCCCGCAACAAAATGTTTAACGGCAGCCATGAGCGTTACCGTCATTTTTCCGAACGCGGCCAATGTGAAATGACGTTTGCCGTTTATCTGCCGCCGCAGGTGCTGCAGGGTTACCGTGTGCCGGTTTTATATTGGCTCCCGGGCTTGGCCTGCGCCGGTGAAAACTTCCCTCTGTGGTCGGGGGCGGCGCGTTTCGCGGCTCAATGGGGAATCGCTTTAGTGATTCCCGATGCCCCGGTACGCGGTGCAGGCGCAGCAGACAGTGCCGGCTGCGGCTTGGGGCAGGGTGCAGG
This genomic interval from Neisseria musculi contains the following:
- the argG gene encoding argininosuccinate synthase; this translates as MSQHNHTILQSLPAGQKVGIAFSGGLDTSAALLWMKLKGALPYAYTANLGQPDESDYNAIPRKAEEYGAEKARLIDCRSQLAHEGIAAIQCGAFHISTGGTTYFNTTPLGRAVTGTMLVAAMKEDDVHIWGDGSTYKGNDIERFYRYGLLTNPNLRIYKPWLDQTFIDELGGRQEMSEFLTAHGFDYKMSVEKAYSTDSNMLGATHEAKDLEFLNSSIKIVKPIMGTAFWDENVTVAPEEVRIRFEEGMPVALNGQEFADPVALFLEANRIGGRHGLGMSDQIENRIIEAKSRGIYEAPGMALLHTAYERLLTGIHNEDTIEQYRINGLRLGRLLYQGRWFDSQALMLRETTQRWVAKAITGEVTLELRRGNDYSILDTESPNLTYAPERLSMEKVENAAFTPLDRIGQLTMRNLDITDTRAKLSLYSQTGLLPSGKGLVLPQLDNHKK
- the gdhA gene encoding NADP-specific glutamate dehydrogenase, which gives rise to MSVNLNSLFEQIKQRDPNQPVFHQAVEEVFGSLAPFLAKNPQYTRHGLLERIVEPERVIMFRVSWVDDNGRVQVNRGYRVQMNSAIGPYKGGLRFHPTVDLGVLKFLAFEQVFKNALTTLPMGGGKGGSDFDPKGKSDGEVMRFCQAFMSELYRHIGADTDVPAGDIGVGSREIGFLFGQYKKLRNEFTSVLTGKGLAYGGSLIRPEATGYGTVYFADNMLKTKGNSMAAKKVLISGSGNVAQYAAEKAIQLGAKVLAVSDSNGFVKFADNGMTETQLAALIELKEVRRERLSVYAKEQGLEYFAGQKPWGVPCDVALPCATQNELDESDAQTLLANGCFCVAEGANMPSTLGAVEAFVKAKILYAPGKASNAGGVATSGLEMSQNHIRLSWTREEVDRRLFGIMENIHENCVANGSEGSYVNYVNGANIAGFKKVAEAMLAQGVV
- a CDS encoding competence/damage-inducible protein A; translated protein: MIDFNLMIIGDEILHGSRSDKHFAFFKQLLESRGLRLGQVQYLPDNRALLAKQLRRSFSDGLPAFITGGIGATPDDHTRQAAADALDVPLVRHPEAAALINSLSAGQGSSPGSPEHQRRLQMADFPAGSVLIPNSYNSVAGFSIRSHYFMPGFPVMAHPMAEWVLHTYYADRFHSVRSGQRSVWLPHMPESRIAPLMDYLETEYPGIHTFSLPNLGGCSSNGNTVPPHIEFGIKAAGNACALIDAAWADALKQLAATGAQIVRHPPE
- a CDS encoding thymidylate synthase yields the protein MKAYLDLMRHVFEQGTDKSDRTGTGTRSVFGYQMRFDLSGGFPLLTTKKLHLRSIIHELLWFLKGDTNIKYLNDHNVSIWDEWADENGDLGPVYGYQWRSWPASDGRHIDQITNLIDQIKKNPDSRRLIVSAWNPALVDEMALPPCHALFQFYVADGKLSCQLYQRSADIFLGVPFNIASYALLTLMMAQVCGLQPGEFVHTFGDAHLYSNHFEQAEVQLSREPRVLPQMKLNPEVKNLFDFTFEDFELTGYDPHPHIKAAVAV
- a CDS encoding electron transfer flavoprotein-ubiquinone oxidoreductase; amino-acid sequence: MTETIERESMQYDAVIVGAGPAGLSAAIRLKQLAAQAGREISVCVVEKGSEVGAHILSGAVFDPAVLDELLPDWKAQGAPLTLNVTADQVLFLTRNKAFKLPVTPNFNNHGNYIVSLGALCRWLAGQAEGLGVEIYPGFAAAEVLYHSDGSVKGIATGNMGVGKNGEATEMFQPGMELRAQQTIFAEGSHGSLSRQVIEKYALERDSQPQTYGIGIKEIWEVPAAQCRPGLVMHSTGWPLDTRTYGGSFIYHLDNNRVAVGFVVGLDYQNPYLSPFEEFQRFKTHPEIRKTFTGGRRIAYGARALTEGGLQSLPKLAFGGGVLVGDAAGFLNVPRIKGIHTAMKSAILAAEAVFSVLESAEAAETATGGKTAYAYEDLFKRSWAYRELRAARNIRPAFKWGLFPAMAYTGLEQYLFKGRMPWTIKHHASDHRTLKKAAAARPIDYPKPDGKLTFDRMSSVFLANLSHEENQPTHLKLKNPQTMVDVNLKEYAAPETRYCPAGVYEIVEENGRPRLQINAQNCVHCKTCDIKDPTQNIRWVCPEGGSGPNYGMM